One Eulemur rufifrons isolate Redbay chromosome 12, OSU_ERuf_1, whole genome shotgun sequence genomic window carries:
- the LOC138393569 gene encoding serine protease 55-like, which yields MPGGVRAGASDPGGRKRDKASAVSLLPPGVSPRARPGCGERPTYEGRTRHSRIIGGLEAEVGEFPWQVSIQVGNEHFCGGAILDKWWILTAAHCLNSVDISPADLNVVVGTNDLTSSHVETKLVSTTVLHKDFKKVNMDNDIALLLLATPITLSDLKVPICLPAEPSPSTWHECWVAGWGQTDAANKNSMKTDLMKVPMVITDWEECSKDFPKLTKNMLCAGYKNESYDACQGDSGGPLVCTPEPGGKWYQVGIISWGRSCGQKGTSGIYTAVATYSLWISKVTQVEGRPLEPQEMRSPKQKANSPRALGPPEPGSPPFWLWLCLPSYVLFRAIFPQGGCGSPRSGEGLSSPGSSPGTDLKSGGPCRLGAATPDAPGSSGERTPVHTDTGGHKLWVAEALEPGGPQWWAGPGLEATEDPSAGHEGDDDDDDDDKQLSE from the exons ATGCCGGGCGGAGTCAGAGCCGGCGCTTCTGACCCAGGCGGGCGCAAACGCGATAAGGCGTCCGCCGTCTCACTCCTGCCGCCAGGCGTGTCCCCGAGGGCCAG GCCAGGATGCGGGGAGAGACCCACTTACGAGGGCAGAACTCGGCATTCCCGAATCATAGGGGggctggaggccgaggtgggcgagTTCCCGTGGCAGGTGAGTATTCAGGTGGGAAACGAGCATTTCTGCGGCGGCGCCATCCTGGACAAGTGGTGGATCCTCACGGCGGCTCACTGCTTGAACTCTGTAGACATCTC ACCTGCAGACCTGAACGTCGTGGTGGGGACCAACGACTTAACCAGCTCACACGTGGAAACAAAGCTGGTGTCCACCACCGTTCTCCACAAGGACTTTAAAAAAGTCAACATGGACAACGACATCGCCCTGCTCCTGCTGGCCACACCGATCACGCTCAGTGACCTGAAGGTGCCCATCTGCCTGCCCGCGGAGCCCAGCCCCTCCACGTGGCACGAGTGCTGGGTGGCAGGCTGGGGCCAGACGGACGCTG CCAATAAAAACTCCATGAAAACAGATCTGATGAAAGTGCCGATGGTCATCACGGACTGGGAGGAGTGTTCAAAGGATTTTCCCAAACTTACCAAAAACATGCTGTGCGCTGGATACAAGAATGAGAGCTACGACGCCTGCCAG GGTGACAGTGGGGGGCCTCTGGTCTGCACCCCGGAGCCCGGTGGGAAGTGGTACCAGGTCGGCATTATCAGCTGGGGCCGGAGCTGTGGCCAGAAGGGGACCTCGGGGATATACACCGCTGTGGCCACCTACAGCCTCTGGATCAGCAAGGTGACCCAGGTTGAGGGAAGGCCCTTGGAGCCCCAGGAAATGAGGAGCCCGAAGCAGAAGGCAAACAGCCCCCGAGCCTTGGGACCCCCGGAGCCAGGCAGCCCCCCattctggctctggctctgcctCCCGTCCTACGTGTTATTCAGAGCTATTTT TCCCCAGGGAGGCTGCGGGAGCCCCCGGTCAGGGGAGGGTCTCAGCAGCCCTGGCAGCAGCCCTGGCACTGACCTCAAGAGCGGGGGGCCTTGCCGGCTGGGGGCTGCCACCCCTGATGCCCCT GGGAGCTCAGGAGAGAGGACCCCAGTGCACACGGACACAGGTGGTCACAAGCTGTGGGTGGCAGAGGCACTGGAGCCAGGGGGTCCTCAGTGGTGGGCAGGACCAGGGTTAGAAGCCACAGAGGACCCATCCGCCG GCCACgagggtgatgatgatgatgatgatgatgacaaacAGCTTTCAGAGTGA